The segment TCAATCCGGTCATTGCCAAGATACCAAGTAAGGCAATTGTGATTCCGAGTAGTTTATACCCTAATCGTGAACCACCGGCACTACCAAGTTTTGTCTCAAAAAACTCACTGCGACCAAACATTTCCAAAACTTTATCAGATTTGATTGTGATAATGGCACCAACGGCCAGCATCACCAAACCAATAATAAATACCATATATGTTTTGCGTTTATAATTTAGTCCTTAATAATATAGCCTATTATCGAACATAATTCAATGGGTTATATTGACGGCCATTAATAAGCACTTCAAAGTGTAAATGGGAGCCCGTAGAGCGTCCTGTTGAGCCCATAGCCCCAATATATTGCCCCTTTGAGACCTTTTGACCTACATTGACACTGAAGGCGGAAAGGTGAGCATAACGAGTTTGTTTTCCACCACTATGAGAAATAACAATTTGATTTCCATAACCACCACGATTCCAACCTACAACAGTAACCGTCCCTGAATCAGCGGCATAGATTGGTGTTCCGGTTTTATTAGCCACATCAAGACCACTATGTCGCCACGAATAGTATTGCGTAATGCGATGGCCAGATGTTGGCCAAGCCATTCGATCTCCAGCTGGTATAACAGCTGATGAAGGACCAGGAATTAGTTTTTTTATACCACTTAAGCTGGCTGTAGTTTTGGAACCAATTCGTCCAGAGCTTGTTTGAGCAATAATTTTATTTCCACCGGGAATAATTAATTTTGCACCAATGCGAAGTTGGTTAGCGTTAGCGATTCCATTTAAGCTCATTATTCTATTTGCTTCAACGCCATAGAGACTGGCAATCTGACCAAGAGTTTGTCCGCTGCTAACAGTGTGTGATACTCCACTTGAAGGCAGAATAATTAAACGATCTCCAGGTTGAATGACACTGGCGACGGTTAAATTATTTTCCCAGAGAATTGTATTAGCAGTGATATTAAAACGTCGAGCAATGCCACTAATTGTATCTCCATTTTGAACAGTGTAGGTGATTGGTGCATTTCGAGCTACTTGTGGTTGTCCGGTTGGTGATTCAGTGCTTGGTTTATTGTTGGTGAAAAGATCAAATGGAACTTGCAACATTGTTAAAGCTTTTTCTTGTGGTTTACGCCAGCGGGCAATTTCTGGATTTGGGTAATCTTCAATAAACTGATCAAAGTCACCACTATCTTCAGAGACAAATTTAGATAATAATGTCTTTCCAACAATTTCGTCTGATGATAGTGTGGTTGATTTAGTTGTGATGTTAAAATAGGTTAAGACAATTGATAATAAAATAAAAAGAACATGTAAAACATATTTACTACTAATCAGTGTTCCAAATCTTCGACTGGTCTTTGTGGAGGCAGAAATTTTTCTGTTGGCCAAGGCGTATAAACGATATCCAGGGATAATAATAACCTTAAAAATAGCTGTTCCAATAAAGCCCACAGGAACAAATACCGCTTTAACAAAAAAAGCGGTTAGAAACCTCTTTGCGTAAATTATTATTTTGAGTGCGAATAGCAGTATTGAAACGGCAATCCGCTTAATAGACATGCTAATACGGGTAACTTACAAAGTTCTTTAAAACCTTTTAAAAATACCATATATAGGGCCTAGAGTCAATGAGAAGAATTGTTAGTGCTTACTTTTTTTGTTAGGTGTTTCTTTCTTTGAAAGCAGAGTTACAAGCTTCCCAACACCACTAACAATGAATGATAGGTAGGAGGCGCTACTGTTAAATTTTTCTTTAATCATCGTAATTAAGTCATCAATTGCATTAAGTTTTTTCTTAAACTGGTTTATCATTTCATAGATTTGTTTTGAGGCAGCTATGGCATAATACATCATCCAAGCAAAGAAAATTGTTAACCATAAAATACAAAAAGCAAGTACTAGAAAAAAGATATCTTGGCTCGTAGAAATAAAGTTCATATATTTTTGTTTAGGTTATAAATAGGCGTCAATCGGTTCGCCGACTGTTCCGCCCTTTAAAATTTTTATTCCACTATGATCTGTTCCTAATCCAAGTTCATCTTCCGCACATAACATTCCAGAAGATGGCACTCCTCGTATGATTGCTTCTTTGATTGTTACACCATTTGGTAGTGTAGCACCAAGTAGAGCGACTGGCACAAATTGCCCAGCTTCAATGTTTGGTGCGCCACAAACAATACACATAGTTTGTCCAACATCAACTACGGCGATACGTAATCGATCCGCATTGGGATGAAGTTCAACGTCAGTAATTTTTCCAACCACAACGTTAGGAAATTTTGTTGAAGCTTTAGGACTAAAAAATTTTTGTAGAGCTGAAATAAAAGTCATATTTTTTTGGATTATTCAGGAGTGGTTTTTTCATTTTCACAACTTAATAAGAAAAATTCTAAACCAGACAAGGCACAAAATAGTAAAAATACATTAAGCCAACTAAAAAGATCTTGTGAAAAAAGGAATAAGACACTTGTCACTAAGACGGCTGCGAGTAACGCTTGTCGGAAAGCTATAATAACTGACTGTGTAACCATTTCTTGTTTTAACGCAAAAAAGCGAATGATAAAACCAACAATTGCGCCAGTTCCCGTAATAGCAAAAATCAAAATTAAATAGAAAAGCCCAATGCCCATCCAGTTGGTGGCCATTGGATCAATATTAATAATAAATAAACCGAGCGCTAACCAAAAAATTAGCGTACCGATTGTCATAACCATGAGATAAGATCGGAGAGTCATAACAGTTATTGTAGCTTACCTTTAACGCAAACTCAATAATCAGCTGGCACGGGACCATGCTGACAGTACTTACAATCACTTTGTGAACGTCGTTTAAAGTTACTATGTTTTATTTCCTCAATTAGTTTGATCATATCGTTTTGAACTTTTTCAAGTTCTCCAGGCTTAGCGACAAAAGATTCTGCTTGATTATCTTTTAGGTAATGAAGTGTTAAACGACTGACGATTAGTCCATAGTTAGTTTGAAGGGCTGCTTGATATAAAAGTAGTTGTCGTTTTTCTTTATACTCTATTTTTTTTGGTTTTGTACCGGATTTATAATCAATGATTTCATAGGTTCCATCAGCGAGCTTATCAACGCGGTCAACTGTTCCAGTTAGTTGATAGGTATCAAGGGCTAAGTTAAATTTTTTTTCCAAGAAAACAACTGAAGGTTTTTTTATAGGCAATGAAGCTTGAAAATCAGCCAACATTTTTTTACCTTGCTCTCTATACTTATCAGCTTGCGTGCGATCAGTATAACCATTGTCTTCCCAATATTGATCGTAGTAGGTGAGTAGCTGTTTTAAGGACAATAATTTTTCATCAATCTTTTTTTCGCCAAATAGACTTGGTTGGAAATTACTCTCTAATAGAGGTAATAGAAACTGTCGTAAACATAAGTGTAAGCAACGTCCAAAGACAGCTTGTGGATTATCTTCAAGAGGGATTTTTAATATATAAATAAATTTATAATCCAGTGGACAACGCTCAAAAGTAGTTAGTTGAGAAAAGGAAAATTTTTCGGGAAGTTGATATTTAAATATTGGGGCTACCGTATCTAGAGAGGCAATGTCACGTTCTAGTTCAGTAATATCTTTTTGATTGATTGCTTCAATTGTTAGACCTGCTTCAGCAATAAACAGTGAAGGTTTTTTTTCACGAACCCCGCCGTAATCTTTGGCGCCAGTACAATAAACTCCTTGTTTACCACGAGTGAGAGCCACGTACATTAATCGTCGCTCTTCTTCAAGGTGTGAATCTTTGCTTAAACTTTTTGGTCCACCAAGTTCTTCTGGAATAACAATTTTTTCACCACGGTGAATGGTTGGGAATTTTTTGTCTACCATATTTGGAATAAAGACATGACCAAATTCCAAACCTTTGGCAGCATGAATTGTCATAATTTTAACAGTGTCGGCATCATCAAAGTTAAAACGTAGTCCACCTGTTTCCCCAGCTTCCATTTCTAAATTAATGACATCTAAAAAGTCTTTGAGGGTGCCAGAATTATCAGCAGTCTCAAAGTTTTTTATTTTTCCATAAAACTGATTGAGGTAGTTAAAGATTTCATGATCACGATCCTCATCAAAAAATGGCAGTAAACAATCACGAACAAAGGTCACATAAATTTTTGAGGCTTTATGTTCTTTGGTCATGAGAGCAAAGGCTCTGACGCTTTCAACTAGCTTTTTAGCAGCCTTTTTTCCTTCAGCCGAAATTTCAGTGACACTATCTATTTTTTCTATAGTTTCAAATAAAGACCAGAGCTTGCGTCGAGCCCATTTGGTTAAGATTAGAAGATCTGAATGAGACATTTTAAAGCACGGTAGGTTTAAGACGCGGTACAGGGCTGAGGGTTCATGGTAATTATCAAGTAGTTGTAGATAGGCAATACAATCAAGGATTACTGGCTTATAGTACAACCCTTTCAGTGATACAAAGTGATTAGGAATATTGCG is part of the Candidatus Falkowbacteria bacterium genome and harbors:
- a CDS encoding UvrD-helicase domain-containing protein, which produces MKQQIDLLSTLNPAQKQAVTHTDGPLLIVAGAGTGKTTVLINRLAYLIQEKNISPDQILITTFTEKGAGELEERADKLLPYGYVNLWINTFHSFGERILRDHALDIGLSPAFKILTQTEQWILIKKNLDAFNLDYYKPLGDPTKFIHELISHFSRLKDENISPARYLEYVKNLKTKTDSTPKHNEQEPIKSKTTKSKKITTDESTDEIKSEELDLARLTELSDAYHTYNKLLLDNGLMDFGDLITYTIKLFKERPNILEHYRTQFKYIMVDEFQDTNTSQYELIKLLATPDNNLVAVGDDDQSIYRFRGASLSNIMQFKDDFPKAQEIVLTENYRSGQEILNSAYTFIKHNNPNRLEEKLKINKHLTASGKIKKSEVRSLQFSIESSETQAVADMVQALHDNKQAESWADIAILVRANSTADTFTKELTRRNIPNHFVSLKGLYYKPVILDCIAYLQLLDNYHEPSALYRVLNLPCFKMSHSDLLILTKWARRKLWSLFETIEKIDSVTEISAEGKKAAKKLVESVRAFALMTKEHKASKIYVTFVRDCLLPFFDEDRDHEIFNYLNQFYGKIKNFETADNSGTLKDFLDVINLEMEAGETGGLRFNFDDADTVKIMTIHAAKGLEFGHVFIPNMVDKKFPTIHRGEKIVIPEELGGPKSLSKDSHLEEERRLMYVALTRGKQGVYCTGAKDYGGVREKKPSLFIAEAGLTIEAINQKDITELERDIASLDTVAPIFKYQLPEKFSFSQLTTFERCPLDYKFIYILKIPLEDNPQAVFGRCLHLCLRQFLLPLLESNFQPSLFGEKKIDEKLLSLKQLLTYYDQYWEDNGYTDRTQADKYREQGKKMLADFQASLPIKKPSVVFLEKKFNLALDTYQLTGTVDRVDKLADGTYEIIDYKSGTKPKKIEYKEKRQLLLYQAALQTNYGLIVSRLTLHYLKDNQAESFVAKPGELEKVQNDMIKLIEEIKHSNFKRRSQSDCKYCQHGPVPADY
- a CDS encoding M23 family metallopeptidase; its protein translation is MSIKRIAVSILLFALKIIIYAKRFLTAFFVKAVFVPVGFIGTAIFKVIIIPGYRLYALANRKISASTKTSRRFGTLISSKYVLHVLFILLSIVLTYFNITTKSTTLSSDEIVGKTLLSKFVSEDSGDFDQFIEDYPNPEIARWRKPQEKALTMLQVPFDLFTNNKPSTESPTGQPQVARNAPITYTVQNGDTISGIARRFNITANTILWENNLTVASVIQPGDRLIILPSSGVSHTVSSGQTLGQIASLYGVEANRIMSLNGIANANQLRIGAKLIIPGGNKIIAQTSSGRIGSKTTASLSGIKKLIPGPSSAVIPAGDRMAWPTSGHRITQYYSWRHSGLDVANKTGTPIYAADSGTVTVVGWNRGGYGNQIVISHSGGKQTRYAHLSAFSVNVGQKVSKGQYIGAMGSTGRSTGSHLHFEVLINGRQYNPLNYVR